The DNA segment ACAGCGCAGTGGAGGCTCCaccgcggtgtagccatagaataaagagcatcgtgcatagagtttcatacaacaATTATACAATAAACAATCATACAATAACATTataaaaaattcagtgccattccactctgtgaaggtggacgaccggtgaagctgtgtatgtggtgattaaCCGTttctccggtgaaacgttccaagttcgcgggatcggggccacatgggcggttcgcatttctttccgcctcgcggtcctggcgggcttACGCTTGGCGGGCTTatgcttacgcttggcgtccacggccagctcatcgtcggtggtctccttccgccgccgccgcgcccattcctcTTCTCCGCGAAACCCCGGAGATTTCACTaagcgccacaaggtggcgctacgCTTTGGAGCGATACAATTTTCAGCCGGCGCCGCAAGGGGGCACTACGCTCCGGAGCGATGTGCGCTAACGCACAAAGAACCTACACACGATATAGGAGAGactatgacgtttttttttttcaggacggATACGCCAATCGCAGCGCGCGTACTAGCTCTGACGCGCTCACGTACCCAGCAGGGTGAGCTACGCCACGTAATGAAGACGCAAACATAAGTTCCTGCGAAAAGCGCGGTGTGGTGCACAAGATTTTTCCGAtaccgaagtttaaaaacgccgccatccccaCGTTTCATACGATGCAacaaggtggcgctacgcgtctgaAATTATTGATCTATCTACTTCAATTGCCGGccacgatctcctggaacctagcctacaACAACTTCGCTGCAAAAATCGCCCGATGGCAGGATTAGAAACGCAGGACCTCTAGCAGAGAAGCCCGATGtttaaaccattacgccacggacgcatacACCGACAGGTGACATAAAACGCCCTCATGAATTTATCGCGGACAAGTCAGTGCATTGAGGCGCTAGGCGGGCTTCGATTCGGCCGCCTCaacaagctgaaccgttgtaatttagagcactgcacgagctcgggcttacccgaaagcccgggctcggcccggcccacgggccgggccgggccgggtagagttttttcacgggctcgggccgggctcgggcacggcgtgtgctttttgacccgggcccgggccgggctcgggttttttgacgcgggcccgggccgggcttcggctttctgcgagttattcccgggcttctcaactctggaaaacatgtattttttggtctcgggccgggttcgggccgggttcgagtcgggctcgggccgggctcgggcttaaggtaaaggggtggcgggccgggccgggcaggtaacgtagattatttccgggcccgggccgggcccgggtctcgccataaaagttttgatcgggctcgatTCTCAATGATATCCAATggaaaaacgggcccgggccgggcccgggccgcaaaaatcggcccgtgcagtgctctatcaaTGTAATTTGTAGCGATTGTGCgcgttcgcagcgtcttctgcacttcaaaagtatagattgctctgaaattttcGATAATGAAGGCATATAAAATGCAATAAACAACTCCACAAgcatgaagatcagacaaattcatgtactTGTGTGGCCTCATGTAGGCAGTTAGCGTCCGATTaacctgtggcgcctcgtcgcctgcGGATTGCgccttcaacgtgcatcagcagtgcatcgcctactgtttCACTTGCGATGGTACCCCCCTAAGACAACTGCTGTGCTAAAAGgcacagaaaggcaacgacgtcaccgggcgaatctcgctttgcttcggcgagagacacgccagcgtgaaggagaatgcgttcgcggcgcacggtgcgaacaCCGCCACTGACATCCCTGCAAGTGTGCGCGTCGCAGCTtgactggctgccgtagccactacggagccggaccaaaatTCTCGTATCTTCGCAGAAGCCAGTCGCTcgcaggacggcgctcgccaacaggacgccacgCGCTAAGaaaacctgcaacatggtcgccggcccgcaaatcgctgcagcggaccgtgagttcccGAAGCAAatatgcaacagcttctgtgaagacacgtttcactttcgtgttttaCCGATTCCTATGGAAGAGGGATCAAGtatattttttttgtaaaagaACGCATTAACCATTTAAGGACGAGACACCATCTCAGCTCGTCAAGCGCAAACtcggaaaaaaaagttgcagttttgcccgaaaggcatagcatcaattgcgataacaaattgatagagagttatacggagtaaggatagtagttttatcggctgcataaacttggaaacattcgcttactaactgaatagcatggtgtcgcgcgcacaagcgaacgtgaatagatcacactcgatgaccgcaggtacccactgtcaaaacgcaggcgtgagcaagcgcggcggcagcagcgagcgaaggttcgtgtggtctataaattcaacggaaactgagcggcgaaagcacagcgcatacaaaggcaagagccgtgtggaaatcgctttcaagatacggtgcgcgcgagagcTCGCAGCCGTGCAGAGTACAActacgcagttgttggcagagtagaagccgcaccccctccctcccgcgctgccttcccgctttcctcctttcgcgtgggagattgagtcgccagttccccttgcgcccggtcgcaagatacgcatttggtaccgcagctaaacgtcaccttccctcccatccctccaCATCCTTTCgtacgacggaagacgtcgcgtttgctctctgccgtgccttcgctctccgtgaaatcgcgcatccctcgcgcgctaTCACTCGTACGTACAGCATTTGGCGCGcagcgacgatcttatcgcccttgggctttatacggaacctcacggcgacggcgacggcagaaattcgcttgaagtgtccatataattgatatcgcaataataataaagacaAGACGAAGGACGCCATCAGTTCGTCCAGCGATTTTTGTTCTGCTTTTCGTGCAGGCCTGAAGACGATATGAGCTCCTGCGCGAAAGTGGCGCTAACAAAAATTGGCGCAAGTAGCTGTTGAAGAGTGCAGTTGGGAGCATACGCACACTTGTGTGCAGTGAAGCCCACCTTTGTAACAGAGTTAAAATTTTGTTCCCTACCACCTTCCTGACAGAAGTTGTTTGCGTGACCTCGCTTTATGTGATCAGTAAAATTGTTTGCATGTTATGCTGGGAGCATACAGTCACTTGCGTGCAGTGAAGCCCATTTTTGTTACGGTGCAAACTTTTTTTCCCAGTAAAATTCACTTTTGTAACAGTAATTGTTCGCATGGTCTCGCTTTATGTAATCAGAACAGTTTACACGCAGAAAAAAGATTGTaagttctttttttcattttctacCATCCAGGGTTAAAATGACTAAAATGTATTATATGCGAACATGCTTCCCGTGTCTTGTGCgcacacgcgaaaaaaaaaagctatgcatGTTCACTCAAACCCACACTTGAAAGAGATTATAATATATAGGACAGGTTGCTGCTGTGTCGGAGCTTGTGCGACTGCTTTGTGGTAACTGTAACCTTTTCAAGCAGCCAGTATACAGCCGGTGCTGAAAAATTGCTATTGCCCCACCCAGATAAGCTACAATTTATTAATCGCACATttttaacgaaaaaaaatattcgatGACTACAAGAATCAACTATTCTTCTTTTCATTTTGAATAGACCGCTTTGGTTCGAACTGGAAGGGTTCACCTTTTTATTCAGAATTCCAATATTCACCGCGCATATTTACGATTCTTAGAATCCTAAAATAATTTTGTTTTGTACTGTCCACTCTAAAGGGAATACCTGTAGCTGGTAATAAAGCCAGTGTACTGAATTTTTTCCACactatcgagagagagagagagagagaaaaaaaagacctGATAGGCCACTTTAGGCATTAAAATGAGTCCACGTGTCTTTATGCAATAGTTCAAGGGTAATCAGTAGCGCTATAAAAGAGTCTCTTTATATAAGAGCCGTATACTGTAAACAGAAGCCAATTTCATCAAGTTTTCCGACATAGCTTTTCTCTTATGAGACTCCTATCTGGTACAAACGTATGGGAATGAGAAAAATGGACTAGACGAAGTCTGGCATAAGTGCCGTCATAACAAGAAGTGACGTTGACATAGATCGTTTCTTCTACGTACCCGTCAAGTGGTATTCAAGTGCATTCGGCTTTGTGTAACCGTAGTGGGTAACAGCTTTCACTTCCTTTGAAACTGTGAATCTGGAATGCAGCAGTGTGAAAAAATGACATATAAATACTTCAAAATACATTTCCTTTGCTTTCACCAGTGTCTGACAGAAATATTGTACTCAATTAATGGTGCACATTTAGTATTCGTAAAGAGTGATGAACAGTAATGTTTTTCTTCATTATAATTAAGCCCTGTTCCTAGCGCTACTCTGACGCTCTTTTGGAAGGTGGTATGACTGAGCGGCCAaaatcaataaacaataaataatcAGGTTCTGCGcaaatgcggggaaacggagaagcgcggtaggcatcggcagcacctctgcgcgttgccacGTTGATaatgctacaatttgtttctctctctcgttcgcattttctctttctctttcccgagagagagagagagtgcacgcgacgcgcgcactctctctcgctctcattttctctttcaatTCAATTGTTAGCcgggcgttttttgcttacgccaacgacacgaaaatttccttggctggtagaggtatacagcttggctgtaaaatttGAAGTCAAAATATCAAGGCTAATGCTTCACGTTCGCACTGCGCGTATTTCTTTTTCGTTGCTGTGAGGGTTCGCGAAGCAAATGAAATAGGCCTTTCTTCTCCCTCAGAGTTTCATGAAATATGATGGTTCCTATACGCCATCGGACGACCTCTCACAAAGCATTCCTATTGGCTAGTCAACGTCATAGCACGTGACGGCCTTGCTTGTTAGCCATTAGCTTTTTTGCATCTGCGAAAGTATCGCGGCattgcgaaatgcgaaaacgcccgtgtacttagatttaggtgcaagttaaagaaccccaggtggtcaaaattttccggagtcccccactactgcgtgcctcgtaatcagatcgtggttttggcacgtaaaacccaataatttcaGTATCGCGGCGTTCCTTCGCACACGACAATGTCTTATCCTTCTTCAAAAGCCAATATGGCGGCTCGGCGACACTTACGTCTTTCCCCATGCACTTACAGCCAAAATTTAGCATACCGAAGTATGCTTTCAATTTGGGACGCTGGACCTCAAAAATTGCCCTTACCTTCGCTTCCATGGAATAAATCTCTTCGGCATTCGTTGTGTGACTAAAGTAAGTCCCGGGTGTTTCAAAGCAGTGACTCGTCAATCATAGAATTAAATATTTCGGGTGCACATGCCACACCATAAGGAAGGCACTGAAACTGAAACAACCCCATGCTGGTGCTTACAGTAAAAGAATGGTGGAGACTCGGGATTCAGCGGTACCGGCTGATACGCAGCAGACAGGTCAAGAACCCGGAACACTTTGTCGCCTGTGATTGGCTTGATACGTGTCATCTTGCGTGAAAAGTTGGTGATTAATGATTTGTTTTTAAGACCAAACTTATTTTAACCTTGTAGTCCCCACAAAGCCAGGAGATTCCATGATTCTTTGGCCACACCACAAGCGCGGTTTCCCAATCTATGTACGCGGTACTTAGCCGTAGCACATGCCTGTTTCTATTATATTGTCGTGTTGGTCTACTCCTTCCTATTTACATACAAAAAGAACACACCTGACCCTTTGACACGATGAAATACAGGCACAGCATTTGATTTCAGGGACATTTTTCCCCTCGAAATTCTTAAAGGAGCCCAGTGTCTGCGAAAACCCTGAAAGGTAATTTTTCTGCAACGAAACAACTATCTCCGCACAGTTATCTGACCAATCCACCAATCTCGCTCCAATATAGCTTGAGACACTCAAGCCAGTACCGTTCAAGCAATGCTGACGGTTTCCTTCCGCGCTCTTTGACAACTAATTCTTGCAGCAGCACGCTCTGGTCTTTGTACACGAGCCATACTTCACATTATCGTTTAAGCAGCATTTCTTCGCCAAATGTCAGTCATCCACGCGCTACTctggtattattgcgatagcaattatatggacactcaaaagcagatttctgccgtcggcgtcgccgtcgccgttgccgtcgccgtcgccgtcgccgtgaggttccgtatgacgtcaatggagatgaaatcgtcgccgcgcgccgccgaacgctgtatgtgcgagtgaaagggcacgagggacgcgcgctttcacggggagtgaacgcacggcggagaacaaacgcgcgttctgtgctgtgctcccttaagggctgcagaagtaggcgtctctttcctcctttaccaacaccatatatgtagagcaaacgcaccttcttctgacgcacgaaaggccgtggggggggggagggggagggaagggaggcgacgtttagctgcggcaccaagtgcctatttatatcagaggctccggcaacagtcaccaacgccgcacgcattttgtgcgaacgcgggcaaaacgccgagggcgtcgacaatagttctgcgtgttgccggtgctgctgcatgtccaagtttatacagctgataaagctactatcattactccgtatagctctctacaaatttgctatcgcaattgatgcttcacctttcaggtgaaactgcgacaactttttattattgcgatagcaattatatggacactccaaagcagatttctgccgtcggcgtcgccgtcgccgtgaggttccgtatgacgtcaatggagatgaaatcgtcgccgcgcgccgccgaacgctatatgcacgagtgaaagggcgcgagggacgcgcgctttcacggggagtgaacgcacggcggagaacaaacgcccgttctgtgccgtgctcccttaagggctgcagaagtaggcgtctctttcctcctttacaatcaccatatatgtagagcaaatgcgccttcttctgacgcacgaacggccgtggggggggggggaggcgacgttaagctgcggcaccaagtgcctatttatattagaggctccggcagcagtcaccaacgccgcacgcattttgtgcgaacgcgggcaaaacgccgacggcgtcgacaacagttctgcgtgttgccggtgctgctgcatgtccaagtttatacagctgataaagctactatcattactccgtatagctctctacaaatttgctattgcaattgatgcttcgcctttcaggtgaaactgcgacaacttttattattACCCTGCTACTTTGTCTCATCTATATTTCGCTATTATTCTTTAAGTATTACAAGTCGCCCACACCAAGCTCCTGCTGTTCGACAACACTTGACCTTATGAGAACATCCCTGTTGCTTCCATTCATAATCACCGGAAATCTTTTCATAAGGGCAGCTAATAATGCAGTCACTTGCGTTATTCTTACACTTGTGGACCGCCATAAGGTCACTCGGTTCCCTGACAAACGGTGTATTTTTACCAGGGGTCGTCAAAATATCGACGCTGCAGAGTGGAACCTGCGTGGCATCCGCCATTCGCCGAGGCGTCAACGTTGTTGATGGCAGGGTGGGCTGAAAACGGTACCACGTATCCCGTATATTTGCAGATTACGGGTCAGATTGGAAAGGAGGAATAGAAAGCTCTCCGTACTCACGTAAAGTTGTGAACGCCCACATACTGGAAGATAGACAGAGCTGTCTTCTCCTTCGGGTTCCGAGGAGTATGTCGAGCGGTGACACACTTGAAGTTACGTCCCCAGAAATGTGGTTTATCGCGAAACGTTGACTGGAGGAGAAAGTACCTTGTATCTTCTTTTTGGTTTAGGAGCTGGAACAGAGGACACGTGAGCCATTGCATAACAGATAGATTACATTATTACAATGACTGTCACCTTTAGTTTACCCCACCCTGACATCTCACTTTCAATCCCTTCCGACAGAGGACAAATTGTCCAAATAATGGGCCGAAAAAAAGCACGACATTTTACAAAAATGCGAAAGGAGTTGTAGAGGCGACTGTAATAATCCTTTGTTATGTTGTTGTTAATGCTTTTTAGTAATGTCGCATTTCAGCGATCAGTTCTTCCTGCAAGTAACTGCGTTGTGGGATCTTTGTATTCGGATTTCTTGCTGTCCTTGATCAATTTCCCATAAATATCCAGGATTTTAATAAATGGCTAGTAGAACCATCAGCAATTCACAGACAACCCCTCAATAAAATTCAATGACATTAGTAGGATTTGAAAGAAAACGCCAACAAGCATGCCAATTGACGGGGCATCACCGCATACAAAGGTaccacaaaagaaaaagacattTGTAGATGCATGCAAATCGGAACAGATCGTACATCGAACTCGGTGAGGTTTCTGACATCCCCTAGGAAGTCCCAAGGGTCTGATTTGCCATGGCCCGAAATCTACCCCGGACTTTCTAAATGCTTCACTATATCCTTGTCTTTTCAAGCGCTCCGCCATATTGCAGCTGGGCATCCTACGTTATATCAAAGGCATGTTCATGTATCTTGCAAGGGCGCGGAACCGCCGCTGGTGCCAGGCTGCGGGTTCCGACAGCTCGGTCAGACGGCCGCTTCAGGGCTGTGATTCAGACTACGTTGTTGGCTCTCCTCTGGCTGACATTTGATGCCGACCATACCGCCACACATTGCCGTCACCGCTCGAAAACAAATGTGGAACACCCCTATGCAGCTAAGACATAAAAAAAGAGAGACGTCCAGCTCTTTCAGCGTATATTTACAACATTCATATGGTCTGGAAGTTGTAAACACACCAAGAGGGGATAATCTTTTCAGGCCGGCTATCGCATTTGGTCTGGGATTAGTGTGTCCGCATGCGTGGCAAATAGCGCCTCGCTGCTTCTTTTGCCGCGTCAGTTCTACCCATACACATAACGGTCGGGGCGTCGAGATCAAGTGCGTCATTGTCCGAGAGATCGATCTTTGAAGATCGATGAATACGGCTATATCCTTGTTGACTTACGAAAACCGGTATGCTCATGAAATGTGTGAGATCACTTTACTCCACTCCTCATACTTTGCTTTCTAGCTAATATGGTCAGAAATTCAAACGCCTCCTATGCCTTGTTACGACTCGTATGCGTTGTTACGTTTTGCCATTTCACCTGCGTTTGTAGCAGCGACCTAATTAGTGCTCCAAAACTTTCACTTGACGCTATTCCGTGCGCACGACCAGGCTGCAGATCAATTTCACTTAACGCTTTCATGTAATTACGTGGTTCAGGCATTCGGATTAGTTGTTTTCGTTTCGTGTTGCAATTAATGCGAATGGAATCTACTTTAAGGCTTGTGCAAATGAAGGGATGCATATCCACTAGAGGTGTGTAAATATCAACGTTTTCGAATACGAATTGTAAGCATGAAACGTCGAATCGAGTATCGGGGAGCCAAACGCAGgcgcatatatttacagcagacccgccgtggttgtttagtggctatggtgttgggctgctaagcacgaggtcgcgggatcgaatccctgccacggcggccgcatatcgatgggggcgaaatgcgaaaacacccatgtacttagatttaggtgcacgttaaagaaccccagacaatctaagttattccggagtcccccactacggcgtgcctcataatcagatcgcggttttggcacgtaaaaccccataatttaattttaatttttttggcGCCATTGCAGCGTCGCAGAAGTTCGGTGTCGGCCGAGGAGGACCAGCAGTCACGCGCGCTCAGGACTTACCTTCATTGACGGCATCGTTATTGATGGCACCAGCGACCGATGGACCATTCATGCCTCCGATCGCTATCAACGCCAAGCCGTTAAAGAACGAGACTATCTACAGGGACCATCATCAAATCACCATCGGatgacgaaaatcatgtgacaccgaACAAACTTATTTAATCGAGCGACACGTTGGCTgcgtgggatttggagccggcacgctcgtcgacatgcagcttacgcctcttctgttgcggCAGGTTAGTCATAATTATCCTATGGTGGTTTGTAGATTATTGTGTGCCCTGTCGGCTTCATGTCCAACAAGTACTGTGCCTGTTTGCCCGAAAACAATTGCCGAACGTGTCTCGTAGCTAACGTTTTCGTTTTTTTCGCGCACAGGGTTCTGTACCTAGTATTGTTATTATTGCTTTTCGGCGATGTTGAGTTAAACCCCGGTCCACTGAGTACCCAGGAGCCAGAATTGTTCAAAAGCTTACAAGATGGTTAAACCACAATCTTGAGTGAATTAGAGCCATTGACACTAGACTAGCGAAGAATGAAGTAATGACAGCAGAAATTAACAGCAAACGCCGCGCGACTAAAGGCCAGATCACAACGCTCAAAGATACAGTAAATGTGCAAGAGAGTACCATTAGGACGATAACTAAAGCAGTTAGACAACTGCACGACAAAAGCGCTGACTCAGAAAACAGAAACAGCAGAAATAACCTAGCCTTTTATGGGGTCGATGATACCGAATCAGAAACGTGCGAACAGTCTGAACAATTGCTCAAGAACATTTGTAAAGAAAACTTAGGCTTAGAATTGCAGTCGGTACAAAAAGCACACTGTATAGGTCGCTATTACGAAATGAAGAAAAGGCCGATCATCGTCAATTTTACATCCCACAAAGAAAAATCCAACGTTCTTTCTAATGCTAGGAACTTCAAAGAAACAGCATGCAGTGTCGACCAAGATTTTGCACCTGAAACAAGAGATATTCGGAAAAGGTTCTGGGAAGATGCTACGGTCAATAAAGTCGATGAAAAAAATCGCATCAGGCTAAGCTTCG comes from the Dermacentor silvarum isolate Dsil-2018 chromosome 9, BIME_Dsil_1.4, whole genome shotgun sequence genome and includes:
- the LOC125939936 gene encoding male-specific histamine-binding salivary protein-like, whose translation is MPSMKLLNQKEDTRYFLLQSTFRDKPHFWGRNFKCVTARHTPRNPKEKTALSIFQYVGVHNFTFTVSKEVKAVTHYGYTKPNALEYHLTGNRILIELVMFSNGGTCNLLSVPYLGTKLGCELWVIESSIDKVPACCLFMFRLLCPKNAPYNVYDNTCKSVLNRRKAPRK